The Brienomyrus brachyistius isolate T26 chromosome 7, BBRACH_0.4, whole genome shotgun sequence DNA segment TCTTTTTTCCTTGTGAACAGAAGATATAATGCAGGGCTACATTTCTGTCCTTATATAGGTCACCTAtactgaatttttatttttttttttgtgactcaATCTTCTGACTCAAGAATATTGCACATTCATAAAGAAAGCGATCCGAAATGATCTGGCAGTTCCCAGAACAGCTCTGACCCGTTCTCAGTTCCTCAACGGCCTTGGTTCCAACCTCGCAAATGAATAGCCTTCATCTCCTCGTCGAAAATAGCTGATGGATGTGGTACTGATGGCCTTTTTTAAACTGCAGCCTTGGGTTATAGGGCCTCGTGTGGTGGCATTGTCATGGCTGCtccataaatacatttaaactgCATATTACCTCTGGTTTTGATAGATCCCATAGATCTGCTCCTAGCAAAGGGCAGTCAGGACATCGTGGTGAGAACAAGACAGTCCAGTAAGAAAGACTAAACTACCAGAGTGACTGTTATGCCCAAATATACCGTGGCATTTAACCCAAGATTTAGTTTAGATTATCATGAATGACATATCCTTCTGTGACATTTTtgttgtcatggtgacattAATTATCCTTGTATGAGTAAGCTACATTATCTGATATGTGCTTAGCTGTGATTCTTGATGTATTTGTGTAATTAGAAAATGGTCAAATTATGAACTTATGAATTAGTAACCAGTCCTTGAATCTCAGACTTTTTAAATGAGTGCCTAATCAAAAATCCATTGCAAATTTTGTGTTTAGAATCCTTTTTGAGTTTGACCCAGTGCTTGTATAATGGGCAATATGGCCATGTTTTAAGCAAAGTTGTTAGACAACCCGTTCATGGATGGAAAACTAAAATCTGTACGCCATTCATACGCACTGTTTGGGAAGTTACTCGcaaaagtaatccattacagTCAGAAGTGGGAAGTTCAAGTCTAGAAAGTACTAATCCAGactaaggttttgtttcaaccaaccagcgaagtactctgtgactctctttatactcaactggttggttgaaacaaaacctcggCTTGGATTTGTGCTTTGTGGACCTGACCTGTAATAGATTACTTTTCAGAGTAACTTCCCCTGCACCGTTCACGTGTGAAGTTGCGGTTTTTGCCGTTGTCTGAGCTGCTTTGTTGCTTTGCTAATAGGTTTCCTGCCCTGTAAGTTTACGTCGGGTGATGGAAGTGTGGTCTTAGGACCCTCTATAGGTCAAAGCCTAAGTAGTAGAGATCTCGTTCCACAGCTATGAGGAATGATATGCATTCGATCTAGCCCCTCCTGAAATGGTTATTCAGTATCCATTGTTTCTGCGCTCACTCTAGGACAGTATATTGTTACGACACATGAATCTATCTTAATGCTGTCCCAGATAACTTCTGGAAAGGCTTTTCAGTAACCTTTTCGGTGGCCTGAGCTTATTTTCAGCCAGAGCGTGACCCCTGTGTTCTGCACATTGCAGATTCACAAGGCCACACGTGCAGAGAATGACTGTGTCACTGTGTCACATGCAGTAAATATGCTTGCTTGTAATCTGACTTCCCCGATCTCAGGCTCAGTACCAAACTATCCGTTTTGGCTGCCTGTAAAAAACCAGTTGAGTGCAGCCAGTCACCCCAGCCCTTCTGGGAGAGGTTTAAATTAGAGCAGAAAGCCGTGCTTCTCAGGAAAAACAGCCATGCTGCTGTCAGTAGCTAATGACACATGAGCCTTGTGGTAATATTGCCCCTATCGCTCTTGTCAAAGACCATGACTTGCAGATAAAAATACTTGCTTTGCTCAAAATGAGGTGATATCCTGTTCTTGCTCTGGCCATAACCTTTTGAAATTAGGTAATTTTAAACGAGCAGCTTTGCTGCCTCAACTCTCCCAAATGGAAACAATGCTTTTTATAttgttttctattgctaatatatgttcattttttttcttattagtGGTGTGTGGTTTTATTGACCCTTTAACTATATATGTAGAGTGCAGTGGCATATttcaaaatgacattttttagtttttgcatTATTCAGCAGCTTGACACCCAACTGAATTTAATTACTCCTTTTTtatggcatgtgtgtgtgtgtgtgtgtgtgtgtgtgtgtgtgtgtgtgtgcgcagtgCAAAGCCAGGACTGTATGCATTAATCTGCCTGATTTAACTGGTCTACCTGTGCCTGCGTTCACCATTCCAGCATTCCACCTGTAGGCTTTCTGCTGGTCAGCTTAATGTTTTAACTGCTGGGACGATCTCCTTTTGTTTGGGTCAGCTCCCTGTTATCCGTTGTTATTTTCTGTGCCTCTAAAACATGTATTGGACATTATCTTTAGGTTTTATTTTGGAATCAACTTTTCCATAGTGAAAATCCCACCCAAATACAATAATCCGCCATGGCAGAATGTGCACGTAGTAGATTCTGAATCCGCGCAGGGCAGGCTGGAACAGGAGAGTCTCAGGAGGCGTCTTCCAGGAGCTGCTTGCACCATGTGTGGTGCCTGTTGAGTCTggcgatttccccccccccccccagttgtgTCAGGACCGCTCAGGAACCAATATGGCCGTCAGCGGTGCATGTCCATATGTGATGACGTCTTAGGTAGCACTGGGTGTGAGGGTGCTTTGCATGCTGGACCAGCGGGAAGGCAGTACACAAGTCATTCTGTGGCTCGTCCTGCCCACTTCCAGCCCCCCGCAATGTGGTTGGTAGGGCtagtgggggaggggagaacagaacaaaaaaaactgcatgttgaaatggTACTTTATCCTCTGTACAATCGCCTGATGCTGAAGGAACACATTCGCAGTTTCATATCCATCCCTCATTGGTCACCATTCTACCCAGTTCCCTATAAACCCTAACTTTCTGGAGGagaatgttgttgttgttgttctgttAAAATAGTCATAGTTAAAATACCTCAAGCGTCCTGTAAATGGGGCCGGAAGGGATTTGAAGTAGGGGCTCTCATCCTGTGAgctgctgtgtgtgcatgtgagcgcgcgtgtttgtgtctgtgtgcgcgcgtgtctgTGCGCGCGTGTCTGTGCGCGCGTGTCTGTGCGCGCGTGtctgtgcgcgcgtgtgtgtgcgcgcgtgtgtgtgtgtgtgtgtgtgtgtgtgtgtgtgtgtgtgtgtgtctgtgtgtttgtgtctgtgtgtgtgtgtgtttgtgtctgtgtgtgtgggtgtgtgcgcgcgtgtttgtgtctgtgtgtgtgtgtgtgcgcgcgtgtttgtgtctgtgtgtgtgtgtgtgtgtgtgtgtgcgtgcgcgcgcgtgtttgtgtctgtgtgtgtgtgtgtgtgtgtgtgtgtgtgcgcgcgtgtgtgtgtctgtgtgtgtgtgtctgtgtgtgtgggtgtgtgtgtgcgcgcgtgtttgtgtctgtgtgtgtgtgtgtgtgtgtgtgtgtgtgtgtgtgtgtgcgcgcgtgtttgtgtctgtgtgtgcacgcgtgtttgtgtctgtgtgtgcatgtgagcacgcgtgtttgtgtctgtgtgtgtgcgcgtgtgtgtgtgtgtgcccgcgtgtttgtgtctgtgtgtgcatgtgagcatgcatgtttgtgtctgtgtgtgtgtgcgcgcgtgtttgtgtgtgtgtgtgtgtgtgtgtgcgcgcgtgtttgtgtgtgtgtgtgtgcgtgtgtgcccgcgtgtttgtgtctgtgtgtgtgcgcgcgtgtttgtgtctgtgtgtgcatgtgagcatgcatgtttgtgtctgtgtgtgtgtgcgcgcgtgtttgtgtgtgtgtgtgtgcatgtgagcatgcatgtttgtgtctgtgtgtgtgtgcgcgcgtgtttgtgtgtgtgtgtgtgcgtgtgtgcccgcgtgtttgtgtctgtgtgtgtgcgcgcgtgtttgtgtctgtgtgtgcatgtgagcatgcatgtttgtgtctgtgtgtgtgtgcgcgcgtgtttgtgtgtgtgtgtgtgcgtgtgtgcccgcatgtttgtgtctgtgtgtgtgtgtgtgcgcgtgagaCCGCTTCCCAAACCAGCCGATGTGTCTCTGTGCTTGTTCTAGAACTTGGTGCCTGCCAGAGGAAGTTCAGTGTGGCAGAGGGAGGAAAGTATATTAGCCTGTAAGCTCATCTTTGGGGAATGACATGTTTGTATATCGTCTCACTCAGAATTCTTTCACAAAATGTTTTGCACTTTAGACATACGAATTCTCTGTACTTTCTCAAACGCATATACTTGGCAGTGTGACATATCTGCAGTCGGTACACGCTGGCTATTCACATACATTTTATAGATACACATTGGCCAGGCTATTTCTAGCTTTTGCATATCCCGTATTGGTTTTTATGTGCGATACCGACACGCATGTCCCTGCAGGTGAGAGGAGGTGTACGGTCAGCCAGTATCCAGCGACACTGCAGCGGTGGGGCTTCACAGCTTTGCTGAAAGACCCCACGGTGATATTATTACGCTCCCGGTTACAGAATCTGAATCTGCGACCTTCCGGACACGGGCACCGATCCCATAACCTGCTGAGCAACACACCGCCCCCTAGGAAACACCTCCGATTGGGCAGAGTGACAGTGGAGTCTGTAACGAATGGTGGATTGCTCAAACATTTTACACTGCCTAGAGTTAGCAGGCCCCAGAGACATTTGACAAGTTAGCCTGCAGGCAACACTGTAAAACAGAAATGCGTAATATGCACGGCTCGGAAAGCAGATCCTTGTTCCTGTTTCCTTAACCGTAGACCTGGTTTTTGTTGTGAGATGGCAGATTGTCTTCGGTGTCTCGCCTGAAGGGAGACGAGTGGGATGATGTGATGCAGACATACTGtgtagtgatgtcaccattacaTCATGGGTGTCTGGTCCTTCGCAGGATCCCTTCTCTTGAGGGCATGCTGGTGACAGAATGAAGTGGGAGCCTCGCAGCTCACACCCACATTTCCAGAGGGGGCGTGTCCTGATGCAGCCCGGGTGGGGCAAGCGTGTGTGGGGGGCCActtcctgtgtctctgcaaATCTGCCTCCCCACTGACATCCTGCGTTTTGGTAAGGCCCCCATTCCTGCCTGCTCATAATTCACACATGGCTTTATTGCGTCCCATTTTAcattgtgtctgtgtgggtgtcCGTGTGCTTATACAGGTAGCGCATTACCCTGCCACGCTGCTGGAAGCCGCTGCTGTGAGGATGGAGAGACCGCAGAAACAGGAGaagaagggagggaggggaTCCAATCAGGCAGCGGAGTCCAGGAATGGAGCGGTAAGATTCAGACGCGGATCTGGGACTGAGCGAGAAGCTATGAGACATGCAGGCCACACATCAGATGTATGTGTACTTGTAACTGGTCCGTCTGCCACAATAACAGGTAGAATTTAATTTTACTGTTTAATTGGTTGAGCATTTCGGTAATATCATTAGTGACTTTACAGATTTCCAAACTGATTTAttataatatacagtatattcttACATGCTGAATAAGAACGTGACTGTAGGCAAACCTGCACCTTAAACTGAAAAATAATATAAGCGAAAGCTGCACTTTTATTCATGTCCCATTGATACATTCATGAAGATTAATATTAAAAACCAACAGGAATATACACCAAGAAAATGACCAGGGGGATCTGCCTATACTGTTAATGCATATTCTATTGCCCTGTAAGATACACAAGGTCAGACTGGGATGCATGAATCTTGGGTTTTAAATACATATAGATTCCAGGGAATCGCTCATCTTTTTGTCTTCAGTTTCCTTTAGCTTgtggggggtgttttttttctgctttctttgtCTATGATAAGGTTATTATTACGTGTAACGCCTGTATTTGGGTGTTTTTGGGACCTGTATGACTGTTTTGCCAGCTTTGTTGTGTGGATTTTCGATCACTGACGGCGGCCTTTGTTATCACGCTGTCCCTCCTCTCCTTCAGGTCAGCCGCTGCTCAGCCTCCTGTAGGAAAGCCTCGCCGTCGTGTTGACAAGATAAGCGGGCCGCTCCCTTGAATGTTCTCCTGTGTTTTTACTTGCACTTTAAATTCCTAGTTTTACTTGACCTAGAACACAAACCAGAAAAGTGGTTCGAAATAGACCGGAATCATGCGACACATACATGTTGAAATTGCGCGTAAGGAGGTTCCTGTGGAGCCGCCGGTGCAGCAGGGAGGCCTGCCAGCCTCTCGGGCTCATGCCCTGGCCTTGGACTCCAGGCCTGCTCCTAGGCTTGTCAGGCCTTTCGGGGAGGAGGAGATCAAGTTGCAGAAGGCCTACCAGCTGTCGATCTTCTCCCAGCTGGGGGGTTTCTCGGAGCTTCCTGAGGGGCAGAGGCTAGCGAGGGCAGGCGGGAAGAGGAGCTCGGAGGAGCCACTCTCGGAGCCCAAGCGGCTGCACCTGGAGGATTCCTGGGAAGACGGCCCACATGCTGAGCTTGTGCAGGAATATCAGCTGCCTGTAGATACACTAGAAGGTCAGGCCTTATGCTGCCCGAACCTTCTCCAGATGAGCCCCCCTACCCAAGCCACCATCACACCCCCTCGGGCCTGTGTTTCCACCCAGCAGAATCACAACCAGTTAGTGCCCAGTACAGAGACCCCCGGCTCCCCTAAAAACCAGTCCCAAGCTGATCACCCATTTGAGCTCAGTGGCACCATTTCccagaccccccaccccaggacTGGCTTTTCACTGggaggcagcagcacagacgGCTTCCACAATGGAGGGACAGCGAAATCAGAAATGGACTCAGCATCCAGTTCTCTGGAGGGCTGTTCAGACAGGACAGTGGGTGGTGGATCTTCCTCATCAGTGCACAACAGTCCAGCTTCTCCAGACAAAACCCCGAGTGGCGCACGGACGCCACTCCCTGGCCCAGGGTGCCCCCCGCTTGGGGCCTGCCCAGCTAAGCGGAGACTCCTGTCCCCCAGCGACACGGGGGAGTCCTGCTCCGAGGATGAAGGCCCATCCACCTCCAAGAGGAGCCGCCTGACATCACTGGGCCCAGGCCTTGGCCTGGGATCGTGCCGCAGCACTGACGCCAAGGCCGCCCCCTTCTGGAATCACCTCCTGCCTGCCGCCCGCGAGTGGCCCAAAGTGAGTGACATCACCGCATACTACCTCCCGTCTGTTCTGTCCCGTAGGCAAAGGGTGATGTCATCCTAACCGAGTGGGCTCAGTCTGCGTAGCCCAAGTGACACTAAATCGCTGAGACGGTTGCATCCAGATAGGATAGGGCTCAGTGTCTGCTAGCATCAGACCACAGAGTCTTTTCTAACAGATGCAGTTTAGCCAATGATGTTTCATATGGAGAGAATCATGCTCTTTTTACAGCTGAACATGCAGAACAGGCTTAAAATAAAGATCATTCACTGTGCCTTTGTGTCCACATCTCAGCATAAATCCCTGGCACTATGCTATAGTATGTGTACATATATTCTGTTCCAGGAAAGCCCACAGCGTGGGCCTCTTTCCAGTACTGACAGAGGGggtgtatttttatataaatactcAGAAACGGGGGCACAGGCAGAGTGTACCCAGGCAGCCAAAAGAGAAAAGGCTGCGATCAGGCTTCTGGCCTCAGCGGCTGAGCCCCCAGTGACACCCTACAGGGATTTAGGCGATGGCAGTGGGACGGACCACCGGAGGGCTTTGGAAGGGGCCCAAgtcttatttttattgtttcattTATGTAAAATTATTCAAAAATAAATATGACTGATGCGATCACGTACGGGGGGCTAAATAAATCAAATGTGTAGAGATGTTTAATGGGATGTGGCCATAAAGAAAGTGCGTTTTTCAGGGTGTCACTCCTGACTGCCCCCGAGGAGCCCGAAGACTGAAAAGTGGACTTAGACTGAAATCGTGAGTTTGGTTATTTTAGGATACTTTCCATGTTTGCATGTTGCCTAGATCGTTTTTGATATCCCAAAATTACATAAAGATATGCTTTGACAGTATTAAACAAGACACATAGAATAAAACCGTACATTTGGCACTTGTCCATTATCTACTTTTCTGTGGCAGGCATCATTGTGCAGAGTTTATAGCTCAGTTCGATCttcctttttctttccttttaaaTTCTCTCCCTGCCTGACCGCCCATCTGTCCCCGCAGGCATCAGCTCCGTAGCCGATGGAGGGGGGAGAGATCCCGCGCTGGTCACTCTCCTTGGCCTGCAGCATCTATCAGTCGCTCCCTGCTGGGAAGTTTCGAGGTGCAACTACTGATACCAAATATGTCATGTGGCTGCATTATTTCTGgttcaaataataataacttatttgACCTTTTTATAAGATCGTTATTATTTGAACTTGGTGCCATCAGTGCAAAAATAATATTACTGAACAAAACTTAAATTTAAATAACAACTACCATGATTAATAATACTGACAGACAATGGTTGTGTTCATTGTAAATCTGTGCCACTCCACAGGAGTCAATCCTGAAGGGGCGCTTCTCCCCGTCGGGCCAAATTGAGGGCTTCACAGCGGAGATCGGTGCTAGTGGCTCCTACTGCCCCCAACATGCCACCCTCCCGGTTCAGGTCACCTACTATGACATTTCAGAGCAGAGCGCCCCATCACCCTTTCTGGTAATGCTTTTTCCAGACGTGCAGCACTTGGCAATGAAGCATGTTATCGTGGCCAATCAAAATTGCTCTAGGATTACTAGTCAACACCTGCCATTGGGACATGGCAAACGCAGCTTCTCTGGAGCTCCATTAATGCGTCAAAGTAGTGAACACACAGTACAACTGGTCATCTGCGATTATGAAGTCTAACACTCATTAAGAATTGAGCTGGccagtgaaaacatgaaaaggtcaaaggtcaaattTCT contains these protein-coding regions:
- the LOC125746476 gene encoding protein FAM214B-like; translation: MRHIHVEIARKEVPVEPPVQQGGLPASRAHALALDSRPAPRLVRPFGEEEIKLQKAYQLSIFSQLGGFSELPEGQRLARAGGKRSSEEPLSEPKRLHLEDSWEDGPHAELVQEYQLPVDTLEGQALCCPNLLQMSPPTQATITPPRACVSTQQNHNQLVPSTETPGSPKNQSQADHPFELSGTISQTPHPRTGFSLGGSSTDGFHNGGTAKSEMDSASSSLEGCSDRTVGGGSSSSVHNSPASPDKTPSGARTPLPGPGCPPLGACPAKRRLLSPSDTGESCSEDEGPSTSKRSRLTSLGPGLGLGSCRSTDAKAAPFWNHLLPAAREWPKGVTPDCPRGARRLKSGLRLKSHQLRSRWRGERSRAGHSPWPAASISRSLLGSFEESILKGRFSPSGQIEGFTAEIGASGSYCPQHATLPVQVTYYDISEQSAPSPFLGVIYLETLGKKGYSVPKAGTIQVTLFNPNKTVVKMFLVTYNCDDMPVNHVTFLRHRIFLVPVEEGEKPTVQSEEGTAERKKILCYLIHLRFQSSKSGKIYLHDDIRLLFSRKSIEVDAGIPYELKSFTEVPRNPKYSPRV